The sequence below is a genomic window from Colias croceus chromosome 11, ilColCroc2.1.
GGGGTCCGGCAACCATGGCTCACTGTATGAGAGTTTTGCATGGCCAGGTAAGATATACCTTTTATATCCACGTTCCACGagtaacaaatttattattataatgaactcGTTCAAtagtcataatttattttatcttagtttgtttactattttatcaTCGGAGACACCATTAGTGATAACTATTGAATGAGAGGTCACATATTTGAGGTCAGTTTTGGTTACCTCTGCTGTAATTGCTATCGTTTTCTCATTAATTCGCGTTTGTTATCCAGTTCGCACTGGATAGCAGGCGCGAGGATGTTCAGTTTGTTGTTTTTTCAGGGTGGCAGGACGAGAACCGTTCTCTTGGAGATCCAGCAAAGATGCTTCAGCGTCTCCCCGCTCACCGCCGCAGCGGCCCAGGTACTTCCACCCCcgaaaaatgtgtttttgtaCAAGTTTTCTGTGATACAGTGACGTTGTTATGTAATCGATGCAAGTGCGAAAAATACGATATGCGACGATTATATTGTGTTCTAAGTGtgcaaatatgttttttaGGTCGCTATGTCGAAGTTCGACAAGGCTCCTTTGCCCTACGAGAAGTTGACGAAGAATTTAGAGGTGGTTAAGAAAAGGTTAGGTCGGGATATGACCTTGTCTGAAAAAGTTCTATACTCTCATCTCGATGACCCTAAAGGACAGGTAAGGAAAACTTGATAAATGACTTTGACACACTTGCTTTTGATAATAAGGATAAATTTTGGAGAGCACTTGagatttttgaattttaacgTGTTTACATTtggtactttttttttaaagtaatttttgtGTGTCTCTGAAATACAaacatattacatttatttaaaaaaacatttacattgttttaatGACTTGTTGCAAGTAGTAGATGTTTGCTTATTTAAATTACCATGTACAGTTGTAATAGGATTGATAAAAATCCAATTTGATTGCAATGAAacgataacatttttatttttgattgaacatgacaatttaaaaaagtattcgAAATATGACTATatagaccgggagatactgacacaaaatttcgagtcatttgtaacaggatggcggttctacaggggtctcaaatcgtttgactttcgctatttttacgacgagttcgactaacgcccacgcgactaagccgccggtaaTAGAGTTCACAccatcgtttttctttttgtcattgcgtactaagacccctgtagaaccgccatcctgttacaaatgactcgaaattttgtgtcagtatctcccggtctaATAATATGCTAAAAATATGCTAAATGATGTTACAATTCTGTTGAGTATAAGAATAAACAAATAGATTTGTACaagaagataaataaatatagtgggtagtgtgaaaaaatgataaatcttgtgtagaaaattttaataatatttaaataacctGGAGctttaaatcataatttactttggaaataaaagcaaaggttgggatataaaaaaaaatgtgtgcgtgtacacacgtaagaaatgaaacttctttatgaccttatttttcaaaaaataattaactttacataaatacgtcgaatcacgcgtggtagggataagaaaaagatggctcGTAACGGAAAATGTCATGTgcaacgaaaaaatgttacactaaatttttttccaaccccgataaagaagtttcacttcaataatataaaatggcACATATTTCTTTATGACGGATTATATTTGATAAACAATATTGTATGTGATTTGTCATTATTTCTGTAATTCACTGATAAATCAAGTGTAAGATTATtggattaaataaatatgaattttttcCATTCCAATTAAATTCCAATTTCATACATTCTATGCAGTTATACAACAAGAAGTTGCATATCTCATTTCATTACCTGTATTTGTCAGATTTGTCTGTTCCTTTGTAAAAACAAACAAGCAGACAACtccacaataaaataaattattttctacacTACTCTATGATGAGCCTCTTATCAATAATAACAGCatgtttcattaattttatttcattaaaattttaataaacatccCAATTTTTGGTTTGTATCAACCATTTTTCATTCCTTATCAAATAACAGGAGATTGAGCGAGGCACCAGCTACCTCCGCCTGCGCCCCGACCGCGTGGCCATGCAGGATGCGACCGCACAGATGGCCATGTTGCAGTTCATCTCATCTGGTCTGCCGAGGGTGGCCGTACCTTCCACCATTCATTGCGACCACTTGATTGAAGCGCAGATTGGCGGTGAAAAGGATCTGGCCAGAGCTAAGGTAtgtattacattaatttttgaAAAGTTGCATTTTGTGTAGTTTTGAGCTACAAAAAAttgtctttaaaaatattcttgttgttaaaaaaatcaagaaaAGTATatggattcatttttaattaatttttatcaactAATTCCACAATAGTTTCACAAAAACGACacaataatacctatttatatacagaatatacaaaaaatatataatatataaaaaatgttttaatcatGATACATATTAGAAAAATGGCATATTGTAATGGTATATTTACTCATTAGAAAAGCTTCTATATACCTCACATAACTTAAACTATAACAACTATTAATCTATCCCTAGGACATCAACAAGGAGGTATACAAGTTCCTGGAAACCGCAGGTGCCAAGTACGGAGTGGGTTTCTGGAAGCCAGGCTCTGGCATCATCCATCAGATCATCCTGGAGAACTACGCCTTCCCCGGTCTGCTTATGATCGGTACCGACTCGCACACACCCAATGGTGGTGGTCTTGGAGGACTGTGTATTGgttagtgtttttttttataatgttgtattaattattgtttttatttgatttatatgtTAATTTGGGTAGTGTGAAGATCGCTGATAAGCAATAAGGcccttttaataattttcatacggAACTGATCAGCTGTTTTTTGTGAAAGAGTACCAAATACACATTTATATATTCTTATAAACACtcgcgtttataatatactagcttaacGCCAACGGCTGcgcctgctttgtctaaaataaattatatactaaaactttcctcttgaatcactctatctgtTGAAGTAGGAGTTGTGTTACAACTACCTGCATTCTTTTGCAAGAAAACTCATAGGTTATGTCAAATcgaatcaataattttatgtcaattttaaaatttccaaatatttgtttttctagaaaattataaaaaaaggatatgtgtgctgagcacacgtgtcagaagtaaaactttttatccaaatataccaaaatcgtcgcctcacttcatgacgtgacggtgTTACCGTGACGcgaccttaaaattttaccaaagaagtttcacttcaaaaaaatctaGTAACTGTTAAATgcttcataatttaatatttacgcAGGTGTGGGCGGTGCTGATGCTGTAGATGTGATGGCCGACATCCCATGGGAGCTGAAGTGCCCTAAGGTTATTGGAGTCAAGCTTACTGGTAAGTCcgcttattttattaattttccatCAATATAGAAGTGAACTTTTGAAAGTGGAAAGAAATTGTATCGCTAAATTATGTATGTGTGAGACAGACTATTCTGGTTGTGTTCTTGTTTTTTCTTGGTAGTCAAGATAACTGGAATTGTGTCAATTtagtgtattttattaaatgctaTGTAGCCAGAGGCTTAAAAATAGCACTAGTATGCATTTAAGATTTGTTCTCGCCTCAATTTCACAAATTAGCATTGTATAGTTGAGAGCCCTTACAAtcgttaaaatattgttacttGAAGTCCTGACTTCCATCGTGGtagaaaaagaataaaaataaatccctTCAAATTATCATTTCCCGCGTATTTCAACATTTCGCTTCAATTGTTTTTGCTTAATCGAGGAACAAACAACACTACCCTTTATGAaaaaaactagatttccgattttcaaagaaaaaaaaaattgtcactAAATCCTCAGACTAACTaaatcaaaatagaaaaaaaataagttgttCTAATTGTGTTCTAATTTCAAATCGTGAAAGTGAACGTGACATTctaaattcaaacaaataaatatgcaataaCATTCCATTCATAGAACTTTTGCTTATTGAATCAACATCTTCAAACgagaaagtaaaataaaccTTATTTTCATAGGAATAAGGGCCAAGGTAGCATccaaaattgattttatagaAATTGTAGACGAAAATAAATGCAATGTTGTGTGGCGAAGTGCCAATTTGTCAATgctatatgttttatattttttatatctataaattaatcgtgtttattatcatacaatgttaatccatactaatattataaatgcgaaaataactctgtctgtctgtctgttactcaatcacgccgaAACTACTGgacaattttcatgaaatttggtatggagatattttgatacccaagaaaggacaaTTATCCCGGAAAATGACGCagtcccggaaatcccacgggaacgggaactatacgggttttacgttgactgcgcgggcgaagccacgggcggaaacctagtatgaaataaaacgtTTCTGAAATACGCATCTTAGATACAAATACAGATAAATCTAGTATTTTAGATCATACTACATATTCTAAATGTTGTGTACATATCTATTATCAAGgatataacttataaaatgtCACACTTCATTTAAATCTGTTTAGCAGTTTTATGTAATTGAAAACTCACGTTTGCAATAATACTGAGTtagattgaaaaataaaattgaagataAAGAGGTGAATGACCTTTTGTATATGAAATTTGAATGTACTCAAAATTTAAGTTGGTCTTGTATGTATCGAAaagtaaaaacttttttataattgagtATTCATTGTAACATTGTTAtcggttaataaaaatgtgtctttataatatttataagattttcatAAGTTATTAGCTTTATAGTAAAAACCGTAtcgatatatttatatttgtagtcTACCTGTGCCCCGAggttttacccgcgtggctccgctactgttggtcttagcgtgatggtatatagcctacagccttcctcgataaataggctatctaatacccaaacaatttttcaaattagattcagtagttcccgagattagcgcattcaaacaaacaatctcttcagcattataatgttagtatataatatgagtCAATATGTTTTACACGTTTCCTAGTGAACCTACGACCTATGATCACTAGATATTATGCATTATCCACTGCACTATTATGATGTCTGGTTTGATATGATAATATTCATTAATGGGTTAATTAACTATAATGTATTAagtgattataattaattttattaatgagaCATTTGTTATGGAAATTTATTCATACAGAAACTGAGTTTAacgttataataattcatagtTAGACTAAAGTTGTTAGTCGGTACATATTTacgataagaaaaaaaaacagttttcCGTTTTATGGTAGCTCCTAAGCTGAGGGGATATAACGAgggaattttatataaaaaaaaatataccggccgaattgataacctccacctttttttgaagtcggttaaatattgACTTTTTCAGTAATTTATCTTCATCTCAATTATAATCTAGGTCCATAACGCAggaataaataagataaacaGATAAAAGAACAATTTCGAAAGCCAAATTAaatagaatttttaatatgaGTAGAAATATGCCTAacttctttttaaatttttaattgtgtcaAATTGAGATTATACATTTGTTTCGCAGGGCCGTCCTATCGACATTTGATCTTTGCGTAGACAGACGTAGTgctgtatataaatataacttatattttattatatacgagTATTGTAATACGCAGTTCGTTATCAATAGGTACTTACTCGTGCCGTGTGTCAATTGAAACATGCATTTATAAATGTACTTGAGAAACGGGAATTTTTCTTATTCCCGAAATTCATTTTTGAAGTGtaacttcttttggcgcgttgagagtaaaatttcaaggtcgcgtcatggcaatgccgcacgtcatggagtaaggtgacgattttggtGTTTTTGCATcttaagatgtttcacttttgacacgtgtgctcggcacacacgatgtttttttatttttattattctaagCTGTATGTTGTCTTTCAAtaaggtaattattattataatctgtatATAAATGTCTGTTCAAAATCTACTTACGGTAAAAAAATTGGTAGTTCTCTTTATGACTATAGTCACCTTGATAACCCTAACGTATTTTCAAGATAAGcgcatttctataaaaaaatgagtTGAGTTCaaattttttacattgttCCAAATCTAATAATTCCAAATGAGTCGACCGATAAAACGCATACCTagttgattttaataataaaaaaagaaacttgattttaataaaaaaacatatataaacatatataaatacttaattatagataacactaataaaaaataaaatatttatattgttatgtaattaattatctgttatgttcataaataattctatttaattTCGGGAACTATTTTAAATGCTGTGTACACCTTTTATtgataagtacataatattaattaattaataatgttaattatatcaatgtcaaatgtatttattgttggtgtgcctaattaaaataaataaataagaaaatgtttaaagatatttatgaCCAATTTTTTACTGACAATTTATCGTTAGCAAACTCCCTcaacattcatttaaaattaatattattaacaaaacaatattatagagcAGTAAAATCTTATGCTTTTTCTATCTATAGatatttgataaaactttTAGTAGCCCTAGATTCTATTGGCGCTTAATTTAAGCAataaatattgacatgatACTACTGCAGTGTACTAAAcaataatttcttaaaatactCGTATCGCTAGAACAAACATTGGAAAAAAGGTGCTCAATGTTTCCGTAGGTTTGCGCAGACGTTTACGTAAAACAAACAACATGATAACAAGGTATTGTTCAATGATATGCGCTATCGTGTGTCCTCTTAATAAGCGCAATTGGTTATAAGTGtaggttttatattaattgagaGATGCTTTGAGTTTACCAACTTTAAAGAAGGatgaagtaatttttttttatttttatcataattatgtCGTAATTAAATACTAATTGTACTCGAGAAATTATTTAGTCAACCATTTTATTTCTACagactaaaaaaaatgattagaACTTCCATTATTATATGAACATAATTACAAATTCTGAAGTGCAATAGagaaatataaacttaaagattttttttcataatttataaatatagatacatATACCTAAGTTGGTATAATCCTATGTccggataaaatattattaatttatcaaaaaaatcCATTATATCAAGAAAAATAGTGTTTGTCATCATTCTTGATATATCACATTCGTTTTGTAATCTACACATCAACACATTACGATAAAAGAATGATTTACATGACGTAAATATTAAGATATTGTACAACAAGCCATTATCATTGTGCAAGcaatatgaaaatgaagataCAATTGggataaataatgtaaaactaactttatatttattacgcttgactccgctcctgttggtcttagcgtgatgatgtaTAGCGTATACcgttcctcgataaatgggctatctaacacagaaagatttttaaatcggaccaggggccgtagacaaagtaacaattacaaaacgataacgaagttagaaatcgcaaaaatgtatgggattgacatacgccgcgttagatcacgtggtctatctaatgtcaatcccatacatttttgcgatttctaacttcgttatcgttttgtaattgttactttgtctaaggccccagtagttcctgagattcaAAAAACGAActaactcttcagttttattattagtatagataaatcaCTATAGTCagtaaattacatataaacataataaataggaACGTTTCATACCTTGAAACGGAACAGATTGAGTAAGAAATACAGAAAaagtaatgtatttaataatactaaaTGTTACACATTACTGCAAATGGGATTTTTCTGagaaaataattgtttctCAAGAACGTTTAAacgtgtttttaaaaattaaaacttataaaaaataacactaaACACCATCGACAAGCGTATAATGACGTAGAACCtaataacctcctccttttttgaagtcggttaaaaatggaattaaattaaaaaaaaaattattatccaGGTAAACTTTCCGGCTGGACGAGCCCCAAAGACGTGATCCTCAAGGTAGCCGGTATCCTCACAGTCAAGGGTGGTACTGGCGCCATAGTGGAGTACCACGGGCCTGGAGTCGACTCCATCTCATGTACCGGCATGGCCACCATCTGTAACATGGGAGCGGAGATCGGTGCTACCACTAGTGTgagatttttttacattttttacgatttttttGTCGTTTTTTGGTCTTGGAAGTTAGGTATAGGAAGGCATTGGCGACAAAGTGCAGTCGTAGATTTTTcaagaaagtttttttttgaatattccAAAAATGTGAACgtgtaattatgtaaataataaatttagataattCAACACTTGCACTTCTTCGGAACTGTTATTTGATCtgttaattcaaatatttttgtaaactataaatctaataaatattgtaatgttgaaaagctaataatatttgatatttaaccaGGTGTTCCCATACAACTCGCGCATGGAGGCCTACCTCAAGTCGACCGGACGCCAGGGAGTGGCTTCAGCCGCTAACTCATACAAACACCTGCTCACACCCGACCCTAAGGCGCCGTATGATCAGGTAATGTggaatttttattcattaaaataaagaaaatattattgtagttgcagtttctaaaataatttatcatagAGTATAATGCTGTTAATTCATAAacttattacatacataatataatgtaaacacTCGAAAACATATGCAATTTCAAATAGAATAAAGactaattcattaattaattcaaatagaATAAAgactaattttaaataaagaatatattttttctaataattaaaaatgaaaaaagttACCCTTGTTTCTAAAAGACCAAATTGTAGCTAAACTCTTAAgtaacttaattttattgttaccgTACCGTTGTTGTACCATAAACagtaattttttgaaaaattactgTTTATGGTAAAACAAATTTCCAATTCTTACATACAGAGACACAGTGCACtgtctaaaaaataattatattccaaATAATTACACTAACCAATTCCAAAACTTACAGCTGATCGAAATCGACCTATCAACCCTGGAGCCGCACGTGAACGGACCTTTCACCCCCGACCTCGCGAACCCCATCTCCAAGCTGGGTGAAGCAGCCAAAAAGAACGACTGGCCCGTGGATATCCGCGTGGGTCTTATCGGCTCCTGCACTAACTCCTCGTATGAGGATATGGGCAGGTGCGCCAGTATTGTGAAAGAGGTGAGTTTGGAATAATAAGATAAGAAGTGAGTTAAAAAatgagtttaaaaaaaagtggaAATGGTCCTTCGAGTCGGATTTGTGGTAAGAACTTAGATTAAAGTGTTATTTGTAAATGTGAACATAGAAATGTCTCTTtcaatttgtcaaattgttaAATCAATAATGCTTGTTAGACTTTCTCTCGTcggtttttgttatttttttatcaatttatgttccgtaaaagttaaattaaattgacttatttattttgattctGTTGGAAAAATTTAACGAATTCAAACCCAAAACATAGAAAAACactccatttttaataaattataatgtacttattccatttaatattactaaatattaaaaaaatacatttttaaacattaaatatgactcattattatgataatctTAACCCCTATCCTCCTATTACAGGCGCTCAGTCACGGACTCAAGTCCAAGATCCCGTTCAACGTGACGCCCGGCTCCGAACAAGTGCGCGCTACCATCGAGCGGGATGGTATTGCACAAACGCTCAGGGACTTTGGAGGCACTGTgagtataaattatatcaaatttcaaggtcgcgtcatggcaataccgtcacgtcacgtGGAGTAagacgacgattttggtatcctTGAATCGTactaaagaaatttcacttctgacacgtgacgctctttttttgtttttagtagGTGGTAGAGGCGGTTAGTTCGCGAAAACAAATGTATTAGCGCCATCTGTAGGATGGCATTTAGAGTGTTTAAAATACACATCAGGATTATCAtgtaaaaaagattaaaaacaaagtgaaattagtattttaatgTGTCAAATTTTATTGCTCATTTTGATTGATCATTAACTGTCACACTAGAAATTTACTAATTTTACCGTcattcatttttttcaataacagTTACATTATGCGATAAATACAAACATTATAACCAtgtttctaatattttatttacacaacCAGGTGCTAGCGAACGCGTGTGGCCCCTGCATCGGGCAATGGGACCGCAAGGACGTGAAGAAAGGCGAGAAGAACACAATAGTGACGTCATACAACCGCAACTTCACCGGCCGCAACGACGCCAACCCGGCCACGCACTGCTTCGTCACCAGCCCGGAGCTCGTCACCGCGCTGTCTATTGCCGGTTGGTATATACAgactgacagacagacagacacaaGCACACAAACACGCAGCTATACACAAGAAACTTTACACACGCAGCTAACTAAACACACACAGCTACGCACACGCAGCTACACACACATGCACGTACGGTTTGAATAGATTGTATACACGTGTTATTGAACACATACacgcaaaaaaataaaataaatagtctCCTAAACTtgaagaatttaaaaattacagaaCAACATCTGAAATTTGTAAGCAATAGCTCAAGCCGTTTCATAACATACCAttcacattataatataacactcCATAAccctacttattttatttatgcagGTCGCCTTGACTTCAACCCCGTGACAGACGAGCTGCAAGGGTCTGACGGCAAGAAGTTCAAGCTATCAGACCCGTTCGGCGACGAGCTGCCCACCAAGGGCTTCGACCCCGGCCAGGACACGTACGAGCACCCGCCCGCTGATGGCAGCAGTtagtatttgtataatatttagtagaaTATGGTAGAGGTACATTTTTTGTAAGAAATGGTAaaagaagtcaattttcacgAGGTAAGGGTCAGACGGCAAAAGTTCATGATGCCAGACCCTTTCGGCGAGTAAAATTTGTAAGGCGTAAGTTAAGGCTGttgtagtaattatttttttttttttgttttacacgagtatttataatatactagaattccgcccgcggcttcgcccgcgttatcaaaggaaaacccgcatagttacTACTATGTGTTAATCGAAGTTACCATCTAtacgtgtgctaaatttcattgaaatcggttcagtagtattcgcgtgaaagagaaacacacacatccacacaaactttcgcatttataatattagtaggatttagAAATTCAAGATTTACGGGATGTCAAACGTGGCTTATAACAACCGATATACAGTCGATTACAAAGTAATTGAGCGAcgggataaataataaattgcgtTTAAATACGCAAAAAAAAATGGCTCAATACCTATCATATCATATCGCAGTATGACAAATTCGTACCAAAAACTCTATAGCGTCTGCTTATAA
It includes:
- the LOC123695393 gene encoding aconitate hydratase, mitochondrial is translated as MAHCMRVLHGQGGRTRTVLLEIQQRCFSVSPLTAAAAQVAMSKFDKAPLPYEKLTKNLEVVKKRLGRDMTLSEKVLYSHLDDPKGQEIERGTSYLRLRPDRVAMQDATAQMAMLQFISSGLPRVAVPSTIHCDHLIEAQIGGEKDLARAKDINKEVYKFLETAGAKYGVGFWKPGSGIIHQIILENYAFPGLLMIGTDSHTPNGGGLGGLCIGVGGADAVDVMADIPWELKCPKVIGVKLTGKLSGWTSPKDVILKVAGILTVKGGTGAIVEYHGPGVDSISCTGMATICNMGAEIGATTSVFPYNSRMEAYLKSTGRQGVASAANSYKHLLTPDPKAPYDQLIEIDLSTLEPHVNGPFTPDLANPISKLGEAAKKNDWPVDIRVGLIGSCTNSSYEDMGRCASIVKEALSHGLKSKIPFNVTPGSEQVRATIERDGIAQTLRDFGGTVLANACGPCIGQWDRKDVKKGEKNTIVTSYNRNFTGRNDANPATHCFVTSPELVTALSIAGRLDFNPVTDELQGSDGKKFKLSDPFGDELPTKGFDPGQDTYEHPPADGSKVKVDVSPTSDRLQLLEPFDKWNGKDLTDLTILIKVKGKCTTDHISAAGPWLKYRGHLDNISNNMFITATNAENGELNKVRNQLSGEWGPVPATARAYKAAGTPWCVVGDENYGEGSSREHAALEPRHLGGRAIIVKSFARIHETNLKKQGLLPLTFANPADYDKIQPTDKISLLGLNGLAPGKPVECEIKHKDGSSERIKLNHSLNEQQIAWFRAGSALNRMKELAK